Proteins from a single region of Hordeum vulgare subsp. vulgare chromosome 6H, MorexV3_pseudomolecules_assembly, whole genome shotgun sequence:
- the LOC123403825 gene encoding agamous-like MADS-box protein AGL80 translates to MARKKATRKKVTLNYIHNNSTRRASFRKRLKGLMKKAAELATMCGVKTCVVVYGKGEAEPKVFPSHDKAVDILNEYKSMPDLGHCKKTMDQEAFLTKRIAKLHDKVNKARCECQDSEIRYLLYNIMHGNHPGLVDLSVEELARVGWKVEELLKSLGERMAKIEVQAPPPAPCISTGSIDMGSPSHYLASPQHQDGYLNMVSSGGDVGTQVYGENASHDGAGFSGGDMMMLMQSSDLVFSLSHFPPM, encoded by the coding sequence ATGGCTCGCAAGAAGGCGACCCGCAAGAAGGTGACCCTCAACTACATCCACAACAACTCGACCCGGCGCGCTAGTTTCAGGAAGCGTCTCAAGGGGCTGATGAAGAAGGCAGCTGAGCTCGCCACCATGTGCGGCGTCAAGACCTGCGTGGTGGTGTACGGCAAGGGCGAGGCGGAGCCTAAGGTGTTCCCTTCCCACGATAAGGCGGTGGATATACTGAATGAATACAAGAGCATGCCGGACCTAGGGCATTGCAAGAAGACGATGGACCAGGAGGCCTTCCTCACCAAGCGTATCGCCAAGCTCCACGACAAGGTCAACAAGGCTCGCTGCGAGTGCCAGGACAGCGAGATCAGGTACCTCCTTTACAACATCATGCACGGCAACCACCCAGGCCTCGTTGACCTCAGCGTCGAGGAGCTCGCCCGCGTTGGTTGGAAGGTGGAAGAGCTTCTCAAGAGCCTCGGCGAACGCATGGCAAAAATCGAAGTCCaggcgccgccgccagctccatgCATCAGCACCGGCAGCATAGACATGGGGTCTCCGTCGCACTATCTGGCGTCACCGCAGCATCAGGACGGCTATCTTAATATGGTGAGCTCCGGAGGGGACGTCGGTACCCAGGTGTACGGTGAAAACGCCAGCCATGACGGCGCCGGCTTCTCCGGCGGTGATATGATGATGCTGATGCAGTCCTCCGATCTGGTGTTCAGTTTGAGTCATTTCCCTCCAATGTAA